Proteins from one Desulfovibrio sp. X2 genomic window:
- a CDS encoding phospholipase D family protein has protein sequence MLNPNSRSLYTSALTPPPGMIFDEAVATTFSMDPALLLEAPVYLALMAADGQTDPDPLSVLEAIRRYSKRITVYVQRGRIQVPQIAKPNPLFGFLEEMVVEVTAPGGGVFHPKVWAIRFVSPDQSSSMYRLVVLTRNMTTDQSWDLSLQLEGTIAGRKSESNKPLAHFFKTLPDLATGKTEPGRSEQARRFADELHRVQWELPDGFDELTFYLPGTKAYDWEPPMANRMAVISPFCSDEALRALTRKTKAADALISRPESLSALKKETLELFTQCLHLDDAAETEDGEEDDAIEQPLATGLHAKVYLFETRYYSDYTHVIMGSANATNAALNASKNVEILVGLVGRKSKVGGIDELLGADGLGEYLVDFDTSKEAEIDALRQAAEESVERARSLIAETALSIECSPGSKDGLWSLVLTGEIPALEGIVSATAWPITVTRDFAVDILDGDAPGGIGLGEFSASSVTGLIAFELKTNHQDVSARFVLNIPVTGVPEERNSAILQTVISNQEGFLRYLLLLLGDDKVSGLDPGSGSGFAKWLARLADGEDIPLLEELTRTYSRHPERLSEISGLVRDLSQGSQNAIIPEDFLNLWTVFESAIGGRDA, from the coding sequence ATGCTGAACCCAAACTCCCGGAGCCTTTATACATCTGCATTGACTCCACCGCCGGGGATGATTTTCGACGAGGCTGTTGCGACTACCTTTTCGATGGACCCAGCCCTGCTGCTTGAGGCTCCTGTCTATCTGGCATTAATGGCGGCGGATGGTCAGACCGATCCTGACCCGTTGTCTGTGCTTGAAGCCATCCGCAGGTACTCGAAACGCATCACCGTTTATGTGCAACGAGGACGGATTCAGGTGCCCCAGATTGCCAAGCCCAACCCCTTGTTTGGGTTCCTGGAGGAAATGGTTGTCGAGGTAACGGCCCCTGGCGGAGGCGTCTTCCATCCGAAAGTCTGGGCAATCCGTTTTGTCAGCCCCGATCAAAGCAGCTCGATGTATCGTCTGGTGGTCCTGACGAGGAATATGACCACCGATCAGTCCTGGGACCTGTCACTTCAGCTCGAAGGGACGATTGCAGGCCGGAAGTCCGAATCAAATAAACCGCTGGCTCATTTCTTCAAGACGCTTCCTGATCTGGCCACCGGAAAAACAGAGCCTGGCAGGAGCGAACAAGCTCGCAGATTTGCGGACGAGTTGCATCGAGTCCAGTGGGAACTCCCCGACGGCTTTGACGAGCTGACCTTCTATCTTCCGGGAACGAAAGCGTATGACTGGGAGCCTCCCATGGCGAATCGGATGGCCGTCATTTCGCCGTTCTGTTCTGATGAGGCCCTGCGAGCATTGACGAGAAAAACCAAGGCCGCTGATGCTCTCATCTCACGTCCGGAGTCATTATCAGCCCTGAAGAAGGAGACTCTCGAGCTCTTCACGCAATGTCTTCATCTGGACGACGCGGCGGAAACCGAGGATGGCGAGGAAGACGACGCCATCGAACAGCCGCTTGCGACCGGCCTCCATGCAAAGGTCTATCTGTTTGAGACCAGGTACTATTCAGACTATACCCATGTGATCATGGGGTCTGCGAATGCAACCAACGCGGCGCTGAATGCTTCGAAGAACGTCGAGATTCTGGTCGGGCTAGTTGGCCGGAAGAGCAAAGTTGGCGGCATCGACGAGCTTCTTGGCGCTGACGGATTAGGTGAATATCTTGTCGACTTTGACACGAGCAAGGAAGCAGAGATTGATGCGCTCCGGCAAGCGGCTGAGGAATCCGTTGAAAGGGCTCGCTCCCTTATAGCTGAAACAGCTCTGTCCATCGAATGCAGTCCGGGATCGAAGGACGGTCTGTGGTCATTGGTGTTGACGGGAGAAATCCCAGCCCTTGAGGGGATCGTCAGTGCTACTGCATGGCCGATAACCGTTACTCGGGACTTCGCGGTGGACATCCTTGACGGCGACGCTCCCGGTGGGATCGGACTCGGAGAGTTCTCCGCCTCTTCTGTAACGGGCCTCATCGCGTTTGAACTTAAGACCAACCATCAGGACGTTTCGGCCCGGTTTGTTCTGAATATTCCCGTTACCGGCGTTCCAGAAGAACGCAACTCTGCCATCCTGCAAACCGTGATCAGCAATCAGGAGGGATTCCTGCGTTATCTCCTACTGTTGTTGGGGGATGATAAGGTATCCGGACTTGATCCAGGTAGTGGCTCCGGGTTTGCCAAATGGTTGGCCCGGTTGGCCGACGGTGAAGATATCCCGCTACTGGAAGAGCTGACCCGCACGTACAGCCGACACCCGGAGCGACTATCGGAAATCTCGGGGCTGGTTCGTGATCTGTCTCAGGGAAGCCAGAATGCGATTATCCCCGAGGATTTTTTGAACCTCTGGACAGTTTTTGAATCGGCTATCGGAGGGCGTGATGCATAG
- a CDS encoding DUF6361 family protein has protein sequence MPSVLAWIDHDSKARERTLRILSLFQEKESRDELGLGSVRDSFADQLFPGTSTIQTRLRYMLFVPWIYHSLEEKRLPAESFSIQADKLERDLVQPLMDSDDQAGVFGKTAGKRLKRLPSSVYWAGLGVWGIRITPFSQDEYHRRIDETYRRRNTLKALEKDAKERGDDIDVEQRMVTLSWHPRLPAPPEDFPGAVNFALSREEAEFIRDRIQVACPNSLLSFLALHCEPADTQAPWEHPDYGSFSEQHKELLTHARLFSEVMHGAALSYNVQLARLRNHEDLVAEHQASFDEWTANLPLEEIRSWSVSRLWELTMDHGHTVTPQTRFFVQQWIDHTRRSPNDLLSNADALTLIKRREMKLKGTRSRFRNQRALEQWGGYSGVGRLVYRWPNVKVLLNDLYQGMSREEKC, from the coding sequence ATGCCGTCTGTCCTTGCATGGATTGACCATGACTCGAAAGCAAGAGAACGCACGCTTCGCATCCTTTCCCTTTTCCAGGAAAAGGAAAGTCGTGACGAGCTTGGGCTCGGCTCCGTGCGGGACAGCTTTGCCGATCAGTTGTTTCCAGGAACAAGCACGATCCAGACACGCCTTCGCTACATGCTTTTCGTGCCATGGATTTACCATTCGCTAGAAGAGAAGCGACTACCTGCAGAGAGTTTTTCGATCCAGGCTGACAAGCTGGAAAGAGACCTGGTTCAGCCATTGATGGATTCCGATGATCAGGCTGGCGTCTTTGGTAAGACCGCAGGAAAGAGGCTCAAACGGTTGCCCAGCTCCGTCTACTGGGCCGGTCTCGGTGTCTGGGGAATACGCATTACGCCATTCTCGCAGGACGAATATCACAGGCGCATCGACGAAACATACCGTCGCCGGAATACCCTGAAGGCTCTTGAGAAAGACGCAAAGGAACGGGGAGACGACATCGACGTTGAGCAGCGGATGGTCACTCTCAGTTGGCATCCTCGATTGCCAGCACCTCCGGAAGACTTTCCGGGGGCGGTGAACTTCGCTTTATCCAGGGAAGAAGCCGAATTTATTCGGGATCGCATCCAGGTCGCTTGCCCCAACAGTCTCCTCTCGTTCTTGGCACTGCACTGCGAACCCGCCGACACCCAAGCTCCGTGGGAACATCCGGACTACGGCAGCTTTTCCGAACAGCATAAAGAACTCCTGACCCATGCACGGCTGTTCTCGGAGGTGATGCATGGAGCGGCGCTCTCGTACAACGTTCAGCTCGCCAGGCTTCGAAACCATGAAGACCTTGTCGCCGAGCATCAGGCAAGTTTTGACGAATGGACCGCAAATCTTCCCCTGGAGGAGATTCGCTCCTGGTCGGTGAGCCGCCTCTGGGAGTTGACCATGGATCATGGCCACACCGTCACCCCGCAAACGAGATTTTTCGTTCAACAGTGGATCGACCATACCCGGAGGTCCCCCAATGACCTCCTTTCTAACGCAGATGCGCTCACCCTGATCAAAAGAAGGGAAATGAAACTCAAGGGCACGCGTTCCCGATTCAGGAATCAAAGGGCGCTCGAGCAGTGGGGCGGGTACTCCGGCGTCGGAAGACTCGTCTATCGCTGGCCGAATGTGAAGGTGCTTTTGAACGACCTGTACCAGGGGATGAGCCGGGAGGAGAAATGCTGA
- a CDS encoding ATP-binding protein: MAGVRMKRGDRDRLEMHDADKVYVQTRALAYLCRISRDDSRMKNEAVELLQWIAGNDLQGIFETTFSLLSPARRRAMEAHRYWEDGAERDEDFYQWTIAKAYGQMGRERRQRVWRAIDRECSFLEDLAGLAEESVIARNFQEFGAAFGLCEIEVEVLRFLFMAEHWEDFGKFFVNELESTKLSQRGLLARILGVSRADLDRAFSGRLNALKLVTGGYRLEVAEEVQEAVLLHDGKSLSERYFRTVRAASVPLSQFQVPLATVEHMTSLLRAPGERPVHILLYGAPGTGKTSFARALVEAAGMTALEAVQPRGDESGSKRLAIHTACVWAQGNPEHVVVADDADGVLNTAGGFFLQGEVRDKGWLNQLMEEPGLRVVWIVNRVEEVDEAVRRRFAFSLCFGRLSRAQRVRQWAGVLAAHGAEALLGDGEVESLVRRFDVSTGVVDMAVAQSLRVAGGGANGGDDGREAFRSALTRSLAAHMVLRENGRRLAPPQGSGEGYSLEGLSIAGDLAGTMRSLKAFDGWLRADGSGRRRNCNLLFYGPPGTGKSALARHVAESLDRELLEKRLSDILDPYVGMTERNIAAAFAEAEDTGAVLVFDEADSLLFSRGRARRSWEVNQVNEFLTSMERFRGILICTTNAFDDLDAASLRRFGYKIGFRTLAPEGSLSFYGRLLASLAATPLPPSGEARLRRMEGLTPGDFKVVRDRFDLLVETDGEACCHDALLDALEEELAARRRTGAGRILGF; the protein is encoded by the coding sequence ATGGCCGGGGTCAGGATGAAGCGCGGCGACAGGGACAGGCTGGAGATGCACGATGCGGACAAAGTGTACGTGCAGACGCGGGCCTTGGCCTACCTCTGCCGCATCTCCCGCGACGACAGCCGGATGAAGAACGAAGCGGTCGAGCTCCTGCAGTGGATCGCGGGCAACGATCTGCAAGGGATCTTCGAGACGACGTTCTCTCTGCTCTCGCCCGCGCGTCGACGAGCCATGGAGGCCCATCGGTACTGGGAAGACGGCGCGGAGCGCGACGAGGACTTCTATCAGTGGACGATCGCCAAGGCCTACGGCCAGATGGGGCGGGAGAGGCGGCAGCGCGTCTGGCGCGCCATCGACAGGGAATGCTCCTTTCTCGAGGATCTGGCCGGGCTGGCCGAGGAGTCCGTCATCGCCAGGAACTTTCAGGAGTTCGGCGCAGCCTTCGGGCTGTGCGAGATCGAGGTCGAGGTCCTGCGCTTCCTGTTCATGGCCGAGCACTGGGAGGATTTCGGGAAGTTCTTCGTGAACGAGCTCGAGAGCACCAAGCTCAGCCAGCGGGGGCTCCTGGCGCGCATCCTCGGCGTCTCGCGGGCCGATCTGGACAGAGCCTTCAGCGGCAGGCTGAACGCGCTCAAGCTGGTCACGGGCGGCTACCGGCTGGAGGTGGCGGAGGAGGTCCAGGAGGCCGTCCTCCTGCATGACGGAAAGAGCCTGTCCGAGCGCTACTTCCGCACGGTGCGCGCGGCGTCCGTTCCTCTCTCCCAGTTCCAAGTCCCGCTCGCGACCGTGGAGCACATGACGTCCCTCCTGCGCGCTCCGGGCGAGCGGCCGGTGCACATCCTCCTCTACGGCGCTCCGGGCACGGGCAAGACGAGTTTCGCCCGCGCCCTGGTCGAGGCCGCGGGCATGACCGCCCTCGAGGCGGTCCAGCCGCGCGGGGACGAGAGCGGTTCCAAGCGGCTGGCCATCCATACGGCCTGCGTCTGGGCCCAGGGCAATCCCGAGCATGTCGTGGTAGCGGACGACGCGGACGGCGTGCTGAACACGGCGGGCGGCTTCTTTCTGCAGGGCGAGGTCCGCGACAAAGGGTGGCTCAACCAGCTCATGGAGGAGCCGGGGCTGCGCGTCGTCTGGATCGTGAACCGGGTCGAGGAGGTGGACGAGGCCGTGCGCAGACGTTTCGCCTTCAGTCTGTGCTTCGGCCGCCTCTCGCGCGCTCAGCGCGTGCGGCAGTGGGCGGGCGTACTGGCCGCGCACGGGGCCGAGGCCCTGCTCGGCGATGGCGAGGTCGAGTCCCTGGTCCGGCGCTTCGACGTCAGCACCGGCGTGGTGGACATGGCCGTGGCCCAGTCCCTGCGCGTGGCGGGCGGCGGGGCGAACGGCGGGGACGACGGCCGCGAGGCGTTCAGGTCCGCCCTGACGCGCTCCCTCGCGGCGCACATGGTGCTGCGCGAGAACGGCAGACGGCTTGCTCCGCCGCAGGGGAGCGGGGAGGGCTACTCCCTGGAGGGGCTCTCCATCGCGGGCGACCTGGCCGGGACCATGCGCTCGCTCAAGGCCTTCGACGGTTGGCTCCGCGCGGACGGCTCGGGCAGGCGGCGCAACTGCAACCTGCTCTTCTACGGCCCCCCGGGCACGGGCAAGAGCGCGCTCGCGCGACACGTCGCCGAGTCCCTGGACCGCGAGCTCCTGGAGAAGCGGTTAAGCGACATCCTCGATCCCTACGTGGGCATGACCGAGCGCAACATCGCAGCGGCCTTCGCCGAGGCCGAGGATACCGGGGCGGTGCTTGTCTTCGACGAGGCGGACTCGCTGCTTTTCTCGCGCGGCCGCGCGCGCCGCTCCTGGGAGGTCAACCAGGTCAACGAGTTCCTGACGTCCATGGAGCGCTTCCGGGGCATCCTGATCTGCACCACCAACGCGTTCGACGACCTCGACGCGGCGAGTCTCAGGCGCTTCGGCTACAAGATCGGCTTTCGGACCCTCGCGCCCGAGGGCAGCCTCTCGTTCTACGGCCGCCTGCTCGCCTCCCTGGCCGCAACGCCGCTGCCGCCATCCGGGGAGGCCCGGCTGCGGCGCATGGAGGGGCTGACCCCTGGGGACTTCAAGGTCGTCCGGGACCGCTTCGACCTCCTCGTGGAGACGGACGGGGAGGCATGCTGCCACGACGCGCTTCTCGACGCGCTCGAGGAGGAGCTCGCGGCGAGGCGGCGGACAGGGGCGGGGAGAATCCTCGGATTCTGA
- a CDS encoding ADP-ribosylglycohydrolase family protein: MAHQAMKGGRRDRYLGALFGLAVGDALGFPVQFKRPGEFEPVRGMRFWPGGAAEATWSDDTSMALCLAESLLATGGFDPADQMARYVRWLDHGHLSSRDRAVDVGDTVYRALLGYKRTREPFSGPDDAFSAGNGSLMRLAPVPMFFAADPALAVEMSGLSSRTTHQARSCIDACRYFGGLLAGALRGASREELLAGVYEPYPGAWEVEPLCDEILEVAEGSFKLREPPLIRGTGHVTRSLEAALWAFYRAETFREAVLMAVNLGDDADTTGAICGQLAGACWGFSTIPEEWSGCVARWQLIADMANALCDMAGKDAGDDDVRTV; encoded by the coding sequence ATGGCGCACCAGGCGATGAAGGGCGGGCGACGCGACAGGTATCTCGGGGCGCTCTTCGGGCTCGCGGTTGGCGACGCCCTGGGCTTCCCGGTCCAGTTCAAGCGGCCCGGCGAGTTCGAGCCGGTCAGGGGGATGCGCTTCTGGCCCGGGGGCGCGGCCGAGGCCACGTGGTCCGACGACACGTCAATGGCGCTCTGCCTGGCCGAGAGCCTGCTCGCGACGGGCGGCTTCGACCCGGCCGACCAGATGGCGCGCTATGTGCGCTGGCTCGACCACGGGCACCTGAGCAGCCGTGATCGAGCCGTCGACGTGGGGGACACCGTCTACAGGGCGCTGCTCGGCTACAAGAGGACCCGGGAGCCGTTCTCCGGGCCGGACGACGCGTTCTCCGCCGGTAACGGTTCCCTCATGCGCCTCGCGCCTGTGCCCATGTTCTTCGCCGCCGATCCGGCTCTTGCGGTCGAGATGTCGGGCCTGAGTTCTCGTACCACGCACCAGGCGAGGAGCTGCATCGACGCCTGCCGCTATTTCGGCGGACTCCTCGCGGGCGCGCTGCGCGGGGCATCCAGGGAGGAGCTGCTCGCAGGCGTCTACGAGCCGTACCCCGGGGCGTGGGAGGTGGAGCCTTTGTGCGACGAGATCCTCGAGGTGGCAGAAGGCTCTTTCAAGCTGCGCGAGCCGCCGCTGATCCGCGGCACGGGGCACGTGACGCGCTCGCTCGAGGCCGCTCTGTGGGCCTTTTACCGCGCGGAGACGTTTCGGGAGGCGGTGCTCATGGCCGTCAACCTCGGCGACGACGCCGACACGACCGGGGCGATCTGCGGACAACTCGCCGGGGCCTGCTGGGGGTTTTCGACGATTCCCGAGGAATGGAGCGGCTGCGTGGCCCGCTGGCAGCTGATCGCGGACATGGCCAACGCCCTGTGCGACATGGCCGGAAAGGATGCAGGAGACGACGATGTGCGCACCGTTTGA
- a CDS encoding ADP-ribosylglycohydrolase family protein encodes MTGIAREKGRRDRFLGALFGLAVGDAVGFPLKFMPYGTFLPVSDMVLWPAGSAESRWSDGTSMALCLAESLMITRAFSPSDQIGRYVRWLERGHMSSLGYAFDVDGAVRGALARHKRTCEPFSGADDERSATCSCLARLAPVPMFFGHDPRQAVEKSGESSRTTHQARCCVDACRYFGGLLWGALNGVPGETLLDGIYEPFPDAWREQPLCDEVREVAAGSFKRREPPPALDRGHVVGALEAALWAFHRSGSFRESVLEAASLGDEADSVAAVCGQLAGACHGFTEIPVEWSERIAMRQLIANLANALFVLSRESEATGAGRW; translated from the coding sequence ATGACCGGGATCGCGAGGGAGAAGGGCCGCCGGGACAGGTTTCTCGGTGCCCTGTTCGGTCTGGCTGTCGGCGACGCAGTGGGATTTCCCCTAAAGTTCATGCCTTACGGTACGTTCCTGCCGGTGTCGGACATGGTGCTCTGGCCCGCAGGGTCTGCGGAGAGCAGGTGGTCTGACGGCACCTCCATGGCGCTCTGTCTGGCCGAGAGCCTGATGATCACGCGGGCTTTCTCGCCCTCCGACCAGATTGGGCGCTACGTCCGCTGGCTCGAGCGCGGGCACATGAGCAGCCTCGGGTACGCCTTCGACGTGGACGGAGCCGTGCGTGGGGCGCTTGCCCGCCACAAGAGGACCTGCGAGCCGTTCTCGGGCGCCGACGATGAGCGATCGGCCACCTGCAGTTGCCTGGCGCGCCTCGCGCCTGTGCCCATGTTCTTCGGCCACGATCCGCGGCAGGCCGTCGAGAAGTCCGGGGAAAGCTCGCGGACAACCCATCAGGCGCGCTGCTGCGTCGATGCCTGCAGGTATTTCGGCGGGCTCCTGTGGGGAGCACTCAATGGGGTGCCCGGCGAGACGCTGCTCGACGGCATCTACGAGCCGTTTCCGGATGCATGGCGGGAGCAGCCCTTGTGCGACGAAGTGCGCGAAGTGGCCGCTGGCTCGTTCAAGAGACGCGAGCCGCCGCCGGCCCTGGACCGCGGGCACGTTGTCGGCGCGCTCGAGGCCGCGCTGTGGGCTTTTCATCGCTCGGGGTCGTTCCGGGAATCCGTTCTCGAGGCCGCCAGCCTCGGCGACGAGGCGGACAGCGTCGCTGCCGTCTGTGGCCAGTTGGCGGGGGCTTGCCACGGCTTCACGGAAATCCCCGTCGAATGGAGTGAGCGGATCGCCATGCGACAGCTTATCGCCAACCTGGCGAATGCGCTTTTTGTCCTGTCGCGCGAGAGCGAGGCGACGGGAGCGGGGCGATGGTGA
- a CDS encoding dual specificity protein phosphatase family protein — MCAPFEDMPGERPFPRSYWVLQGGLLAGCYPGDPDPREAMGKLSGLVDCGVETVVNLMEEDERDWSGRPFVPYAEALREIAAGRNRHIEVMRHPVRDRDVPSAGNMRVILDAIDASLARQRTVYVHCWGGKGRTGTVVGCFLMRHGLADADNVLDHIARLRRPDPTRRDPAPETETQCAMVRGWAG, encoded by the coding sequence ATGTGCGCACCGTTTGAGGACATGCCCGGCGAAAGGCCGTTCCCCCGTTCCTACTGGGTCCTGCAGGGCGGCCTCCTGGCTGGCTGCTACCCGGGCGACCCGGATCCGCGCGAGGCGATGGGCAAGCTGTCCGGGCTCGTGGACTGCGGCGTGGAGACGGTCGTCAACCTGATGGAGGAGGACGAGCGGGACTGGTCCGGCCGGCCCTTTGTCCCCTATGCGGAGGCGCTCCGCGAGATCGCTGCGGGCAGGAACCGGCATATCGAGGTGATGCGCCACCCGGTGCGCGACCGCGACGTGCCGAGCGCGGGGAACATGCGCGTCATTCTCGACGCCATCGACGCCTCCCTGGCCCGCCAGCGGACGGTGTACGTGCACTGCTGGGGCGGCAAGGGCAGGACGGGAACGGTGGTCGGCTGCTTCCTCATGCGCCACGGCCTGGCGGACGCGGACAACGTGCTCGACCACATCGCGCGCCTGCGCCGCCCGGACCCCACCCGCCGCGACCCCGCGCCCGAGACCGAGACGCAGTGCGCGATGGTGCGGGGCTGGGCGGGATGA
- a CDS encoding AAA family ATPase codes for MSRLRGWWDSARAFADGLRSALKFAETGRGEMKANRLGVDGVVLNQEQRLALEMMRDGGNVFLTGRAGTGKSTVVHAYAREAKDVALLAPTGIAALNIGGSTIRDVNEADYSPHIKD; via the coding sequence ATGAGCCGCTTGCGTGGGTGGTGGGACAGCGCGCGGGCTTTCGCGGATGGTCTGCGCTCGGCCCTGAAGTTTGCCGAGACGGGAAGGGGAGAGATGAAGGCGAACAGATTGGGCGTCGATGGAGTCGTCCTCAACCAGGAGCAGCGGCTCGCATTGGAGATGATGCGGGACGGGGGGAACGTGTTCCTGACGGGCCGCGCCGGGACCGGCAAGAGCACCGTGGTGCATGCCTATGCCCGAGAGGCCAAGGACGTGGCCCTTCTCGCGCCCACCGGCATAGCGGCCCTCAACATCGGCGGCTCGACTATAAGGGACGTGAACGAAGCAGACTATAGTCCGCATATTAAGGACTGA